A region from the Riemerella anatipestifer genome encodes:
- a CDS encoding prolipoprotein diacylglyceryl transferase family protein, whose protein sequence is MTIPFEPVLFGVKINIHLILEYLAFFVGFRYYVWLRKSVQDTIPSQNRISIILGATIGAFLGSRLIGFLENPVLIDFSPNQLIQLFNTKTIMGGLFGGLIGVEVMKKIIKEKQSSGDLFTFPIIVGIIIGRVGCFLTGVNEFTYGTETKFFTGMDLGDGLYRHPISLYEIIFLVLLFLFLRKNKVTLQKENGLLFKIFMLSYFGFRFIIEFIKPNIFYTLGLSSIQWLCIVCWIYYYPTIKKIIKNAY, encoded by the coding sequence TTGACCATACCTTTTGAACCTGTACTATTTGGAGTAAAAATAAATATCCATTTGATTTTGGAGTATTTAGCGTTTTTTGTTGGCTTTAGATATTATGTATGGTTGAGAAAGTCGGTGCAGGACACTATACCCAGCCAAAATAGAATTTCTATCATTTTGGGAGCTACTATTGGAGCTTTCTTAGGCTCTCGGCTAATTGGCTTTTTAGAGAACCCAGTTTTGATTGATTTCAGTCCTAATCAACTAATCCAGTTATTCAACACCAAGACGATTATGGGCGGATTATTTGGCGGACTTATTGGGGTTGAAGTAATGAAAAAGATAATCAAGGAAAAACAATCTTCGGGAGACCTATTTACCTTTCCTATTATAGTTGGAATTATTATTGGGCGAGTTGGTTGTTTTCTTACTGGAGTTAATGAATTTACTTATGGGACAGAAACCAAATTTTTTACAGGAATGGATTTGGGAGACGGGCTCTATAGACACCCTATCTCTTTATATGAAATAATATTTTTGGTGCTTCTTTTTCTATTTTTGAGAAAAAATAAAGTAACTTTACAAAAGGAGAACGGATTGTTATTCAAAATATTTATGTTGTCTTATTTTGGTTTTCGATTTATAATTGAATTTATTAAGCCTAATATTTTCTATACTTTAGGTTTAAGCAGTATCCAATGGCTTTGCATAGTTTGTTGGATTTATTACTACCCTACCATTAAAAAAATAATAAAAAATGCCTACTAG
- a CDS encoding YraN family protein, which translates to MAEHNDFGKEAENQAVFFLEQKGYNIIARNYRYLKAELDIVAEKDNTLVVAEVKARQHSTLVEPHEAVNRRKIKLIISATNEFLQSYPKNVEVRFDIISIIKTTQDAFEITHIENAFESIDG; encoded by the coding sequence ATGGCGGAGCATAATGATTTTGGAAAAGAAGCCGAAAATCAAGCCGTATTTTTCTTGGAACAAAAGGGCTATAATATCATAGCAAGAAACTACAGATACCTTAAAGCAGAACTAGACATTGTTGCCGAAAAAGATAATACTTTGGTGGTAGCAGAAGTTAAAGCAAGGCAACACAGTACTTTGGTAGAGCCTCACGAAGCGGTGAACAGGCGAAAAATAAAACTCATTATCTCTGCCACCAACGAATTTCTACAAAGCTATCCCAAGAATGTGGAAGTAAGATTTGATATTATTTCTATTATAAAGACAACTCAAGACGCATTTGAAATTACTCATATAGAAAATGCCTTTGAAAGTATAGATGGTTAG
- a CDS encoding S66 peptidase family protein → MITFPKKLKKGAKIGIVSPAGAVEASQIEAGIERIQSKGYEPILSPYCLGIFKNGYNYSGTEKERLSDINWAFSNTELSAVWATRGGYGCQHLIKKIKLSAFRENPKWYIGYSDNTVIQSYLLKNGFASIHGQTLKTASFGVSEESYQLIFDVLEGTLPKYKITPHSFNKEGVAEGILIGGNLALVYALLGSPYSFNFKDKILFIEDIGENFYALDRMLMGLELAGAFRKIKGLIIGGMTNMGSETDNPNYEDSFDSIAYEIVKQRLEKYKIPMMYQFPNGHIYHNLPLILGASVRLEITSEKAELFYL, encoded by the coding sequence ATGATAACATTTCCCAAAAAACTAAAAAAAGGAGCTAAAATAGGCATTGTTTCTCCTGCTGGAGCCGTAGAAGCCTCACAGATAGAAGCGGGTATAGAACGAATACAGTCCAAAGGATATGAGCCTATTTTAAGTCCGTATTGCTTGGGGATTTTTAAGAATGGATACAATTATTCTGGAACAGAAAAAGAACGTTTATCAGACATCAATTGGGCGTTTTCTAACACGGAGCTTTCAGCCGTATGGGCAACTAGAGGAGGCTATGGCTGTCAGCATCTCATTAAAAAGATTAAGTTATCTGCTTTCAGAGAGAATCCTAAATGGTATATAGGTTATTCGGACAATACTGTAATCCAAAGCTATCTTCTAAAAAACGGATTTGCTAGCATACACGGGCAAACACTTAAAACTGCTTCGTTTGGGGTATCGGAAGAAAGTTATCAGCTTATTTTTGATGTTCTTGAGGGAACACTTCCTAAATATAAAATCACACCACACTCATTTAATAAAGAAGGTGTTGCAGAAGGCATTTTAATAGGTGGAAATTTAGCCTTGGTTTATGCCTTGTTGGGAAGTCCATATTCCTTTAATTTTAAAGATAAAATCCTTTTTATAGAAGATATAGGCGAAAACTTTTACGCTCTTGATAGAATGTTGATGGGGCTAGAACTTGCTGGAGCATTTAGAAAAATAAAAGGGCTTATTATAGGTGGTATGACGAATATGGGCTCCGAAACCGATAATCCAAACTATGAAGACAGCTTTGATAGCATTGCTTATGAAATTGTAAAACAAAGATTAGAGAAATATAAAATCCCTATGATGTATCAGTTTCCTAATGGGCATATCTATCATAATTTACCGCTTATTTTGGGAGCTTCGGTTCGTCTTGAAATTACCTCTGAAAAAGCAGAACTTTTTTATCTATAA
- a CDS encoding LysE family translocator — protein MLELIFSAIGLGLMLSLVFIGPIFFLLIETSFSRGARHALTLDIGVITADLVCILVAYFASDDLVEIIDEYPSFYRITAFIIFIYGIFMIVSKTKMRIEGEKKIISQNYFKTFLNGFLLNILNIGVVLFWLVTVISVRNQYPNPYKFILYIGIMIATYIGIDLIKILLAKQFHHKLTQNLANKIRSAVGVILVIISVFIFMQSFKKFNKLDQELERSGYVRDSLKIRK, from the coding sequence ATGCTAGAACTTATATTTTCTGCTATCGGCTTAGGGCTAATGTTGAGCTTGGTTTTTATAGGACCTATTTTTTTCCTGCTTATAGAAACTAGCTTTTCGCGTGGAGCAAGGCATGCATTAACCTTAGATATAGGAGTTATAACTGCAGATTTGGTTTGTATTTTGGTGGCCTACTTTGCGAGTGATGATTTAGTAGAGATTATAGACGAATATCCTAGTTTTTATAGAATAACGGCTTTTATTATCTTTATTTATGGGATTTTTATGATAGTCTCCAAAACTAAAATGAGGATAGAAGGCGAAAAAAAAATCATCAGTCAAAACTATTTTAAAACTTTTTTAAATGGCTTTTTACTAAATATTCTTAATATAGGTGTAGTTTTATTTTGGTTGGTTACTGTAATATCGGTGCGAAACCAATATCCTAATCCGTATAAATTTATTTTATACATTGGGATTATGATAGCCACCTACATTGGGATAGATTTAATTAAAATCCTTTTAGCAAAACAGTTCCATCATAAATTGACTCAAAATCTTGCTAATAAAATACGAAGTGCTGTTGGAGTGATATTAGTTATCATTAGTGTATTTATATTTATGCAGAGCTTCAAAAAATTTAATAAGCTGGACCAAGAGTTAGAAAGAAGCGGTTATGTGAGGGATTCTCTAAAAATCAGAAAATAA
- the trpS gene encoding tryptophan--tRNA ligase: MSRILTGIQATGTPHLGNLLGAIIPAIELSKNPENESFLFIANMHSLTQIKDAEVLKQNTYEIAAAWLAFGLDTEKTYFYRQSDIPEVCELSWYLSCFFPYQRLTLAHSFKDKADRLADVNAGLFTYPVLMAADILLYDAEIVPVGKDQLQHLEMARDMGARFNNQMGETFVLPQEELQENTKYVPGTDGNKMSKSRGNIINIFLPEKQLKKQVMSIETDSKTLEEPKDPETDKVFALYELIATPEQTEQLRQKYLAGNFGYGHAKTELLNLILETYSKERELFNYYMTHLDELEAKLKEGAEKTRKVAAETLARVRKNLGM; this comes from the coding sequence ATGTCAAGAATACTTACGGGAATTCAAGCTACGGGAACGCCTCATTTAGGAAATTTGTTAGGAGCGATAATCCCAGCAATAGAGTTATCTAAAAATCCTGAAAACGAATCGTTTTTATTTATTGCCAATATGCATTCTTTAACCCAAATAAAAGATGCAGAAGTACTAAAACAAAATACTTACGAAATAGCGGCTGCGTGGTTGGCTTTCGGTCTTGACACGGAAAAAACTTATTTCTATAGACAAAGTGATATACCCGAAGTATGTGAATTGTCGTGGTATTTGTCTTGCTTTTTCCCTTATCAAAGGCTTACTTTAGCTCATTCGTTTAAAGATAAAGCAGACCGTTTGGCAGATGTAAACGCTGGACTTTTTACTTATCCCGTTCTTATGGCAGCGGATATACTTCTGTACGATGCAGAGATAGTTCCTGTAGGAAAAGACCAATTACAGCACTTAGAAATGGCAAGAGATATGGGAGCGAGGTTTAACAATCAAATGGGGGAAACTTTTGTATTACCACAAGAAGAACTGCAAGAAAATACCAAGTATGTGCCTGGTACTGATGGTAACAAAATGTCTAAATCGAGAGGAAACATCATCAATATATTTTTACCAGAGAAACAGCTTAAAAAACAGGTGATGTCTATAGAAACGGATTCTAAAACTTTAGAAGAGCCTAAAGACCCTGAAACAGATAAAGTATTCGCTTTATACGAACTAATAGCTACACCAGAACAAACAGAACAGTTAAGACAGAAATATTTAGCAGGAAATTTTGGCTATGGGCACGCTAAAACAGAGCTTCTTAATTTAATTTTAGAAACTTACTCAAAGGAGAGAGAGTTATTTAATTACTATATGACTCACCTTGATGAGCTAGAAGCTAAACTAAAAGAAGGAGCAGAAAAAACTAGAAAAGTAGCAGCAGAAACTTTAGCTAGGGTGAGAAAAAACCTAGGAATGTAG
- a CDS encoding YjjG family noncanonical pyrimidine nucleotidase encodes MKIRHIFFDLDNTLWDHRKNARLTLQKLFNKYLIEDKIGVDFETFHEVYHTINEELWAKIRDGIIDKETLRKHRFYDVFLHFGLDDFELSQTFENLFLDEIIEYNELVEGSIFILDYLKNKGYTLHILSNGFQEVTHRKLDGSGIAHYFDTVTSADEIGLRKPHPEIFQLALDKAKATVEESYFIGDDWIADALGARDFGLKVLFFDVFNEGFEEQGVINIKSLAEVERYL; translated from the coding sequence ATGAAGATAAGGCACATTTTTTTTGATTTAGACAACACACTTTGGGATCATCGTAAAAATGCGAGACTCACGCTCCAAAAACTTTTTAATAAATATTTGATTGAGGATAAAATCGGAGTAGATTTTGAAACCTTTCACGAGGTGTATCATACCATTAACGAAGAGCTTTGGGCTAAAATTAGAGACGGAATTATAGATAAAGAAACTTTAAGAAAACATCGTTTTTATGATGTGTTTCTTCATTTTGGATTAGATGATTTTGAACTATCTCAAACCTTTGAAAATCTTTTTCTAGACGAGATTATAGAATACAACGAGCTGGTAGAGGGTAGCATTTTTATTTTAGATTATTTAAAAAACAAAGGCTATACTCTTCATATTTTGTCTAATGGTTTTCAAGAGGTTACTCATAGAAAGTTAGATGGAAGTGGCATTGCTCATTACTTTGATACGGTAACAAGCGCAGACGAAATAGGACTAAGAAAACCTCATCCTGAGATTTTTCAACTCGCTTTAGATAAAGCGAAAGCAACGGTGGAGGAGTCTTATTTTATAGGAGATGATTGGATTGCAGACGCTTTGGGTGCTAGAGATTTTGGTTTGAAAGTTTTATTTTTTGATGTCTTCAACGAAGGTTTTGAGGAGCAAGGCGTTATCAATATTAAATCTTTAGCGGAGGTAGAGCGTTATCTTTAG
- a CDS encoding RNA polymerase sigma factor codes for MEIITDSLLIQEYQNGNELALERLIERNQSDLFNFIFYKVLDESLANDIFQDTFMKIIIKLKKGEYKDEGKFVLWAKRIAHNLIIDHYRLLSKHKKVSETSYSDEEFSIFDHISEPSENIEDHLISLQINDDLWKMIQLLPNNQKEVVKLRFFDGLSFKEIAEHTDCSINTTLGRVRYAVMNLRKIMEENQIILTR; via the coding sequence ATGGAAATAATTACGGATAGTCTGCTCATACAAGAGTATCAAAATGGCAATGAACTAGCCCTAGAAAGGCTTATAGAAAGAAATCAATCTGACCTTTTTAACTTTATTTTTTACAAGGTGCTAGATGAAAGTTTAGCAAATGATATTTTCCAAGATACCTTTATGAAAATTATCATCAAGTTGAAAAAAGGAGAGTATAAAGATGAGGGTAAATTTGTACTTTGGGCAAAGCGTATTGCTCACAATCTAATTATAGACCATTACCGATTGTTATCTAAGCACAAAAAAGTTTCAGAAACCTCATATTCAGATGAGGAATTTTCTATTTTTGACCATATTAGTGAGCCTTCGGAAAATATAGAAGATCATCTAATTTCCCTTCAAATAAATGATGACCTTTGGAAAATGATACAGCTCTTGCCAAACAACCAAAAGGAAGTAGTAAAGCTCCGTTTTTTTGATGGACTTAGTTTTAAAGAAATTGCAGAACATACAGATTGTAGCATCAATACCACTTTAGGCAGAGTAAGGTACGCTGTGATGAACCTTAGAAAAATAATGGAAGAAAATCAAATAATTTTAACAAGATAA
- a CDS encoding GLPGLI family protein, with protein MRILIYIILCSVGNLCFGQYRVDYRVWHRVDSAISMEHTKPYDMSLYIKNAKHSVYISPLKVYNDSLDNITKVESLGDLTLLMGSKKRGGQQREYIVANLETQHIDQYLKVTSDWFKYSTTVPRWKLVEETKTIGTFICHKAITELSGRTYAVWYTEEIPISAGPFKLMGLPGLVLFAEDGTGDVKIELVAVQKSNKGIEDLNLMKENTSEIKNYKKLLELTRASFYNRAHPQLYDSFDQKSKKQADERYEARVRKYNNFIER; from the coding sequence ATGAGAATACTGATATATATTATATTGTGCTCTGTGGGGAATCTTTGTTTTGGACAATATAGAGTAGATTATAGAGTATGGCATAGAGTGGATTCTGCGATAAGTATGGAACATACAAAGCCTTACGATATGAGTTTATATATAAAAAATGCTAAACACTCAGTGTACATATCTCCATTGAAGGTTTATAATGACTCCTTAGATAACATTACGAAAGTAGAAAGTCTAGGAGACCTCACGCTGTTAATGGGGAGTAAGAAGAGGGGAGGACAACAACGAGAGTATATTGTAGCTAATTTGGAGACTCAACACATAGACCAATATTTAAAGGTAACATCTGATTGGTTTAAATATTCTACAACAGTTCCTAGATGGAAGTTAGTAGAAGAAACTAAAACTATAGGAACATTTATATGTCATAAAGCTATTACGGAACTTTCAGGGAGAACCTATGCTGTTTGGTACACAGAAGAAATTCCCATTTCTGCGGGACCTTTTAAATTGATGGGACTTCCTGGTTTGGTATTGTTTGCAGAGGACGGTACAGGAGATGTTAAGATAGAACTTGTTGCTGTTCAAAAATCTAACAAAGGTATAGAAGATTTAAACTTAATGAAGGAAAACACTAGTGAAATAAAAAATTATAAAAAACTTTTAGAGTTAACAAGAGCGTCGTTTTATAATAGAGCTCACCCTCAATTGTATGATAGTTTTGACCAAAAAAGTAAAAAACAAGCAGACGAAAGGTATGAAGCTAGAGTGAGAAAGTATAATAATTTTATAGAAAGATGA
- a CDS encoding YifB family Mg chelatase-like AAA ATPase, with the protein MLVKVYGSAIHGVSAQTITIEVNVDQGVGYHLVGLPDNAIKESSHRISAALKNVGYKLPGKKITINMAPADLRKEGSAYDLSIALGILAASEQIVAPEIERYLIMGELSLDGGLQPIKGVLPIAIKAREEGFKGIILPKQNTREAAIVNDLEVYGVENIKEVIDFFNENCPLEPTKVNTREEFHKRVNLFPFDFSEVKGQETAKRAMEVAAAGGHNIILIGPPGSGKTMLAKRIPSILPPLTLKEALETTKIHSVAGKMGAETSLMTIRPFRSPHHTISDVALVGGGSYPQPGEISLAHNGVLFLDEMPEFKRTVLEVMRQPLEDREVTISRAKFTVNYPASFMLVASMNPSPSGFFPDDPNNTSSSFEMQRYLNKLSGPLLDRIDIHIEVQKVEFGQLSDKRKGESSEIIRQRVLKAREIQQERYQDLPISYNAQMGPKEIERFCELDEVSLLLIKNAMEKLNLSARAYDRILKVSRTIADLEGETNIQSHHIAEAIQYRSLDRDFWKV; encoded by the coding sequence ATGTTGGTAAAAGTTTACGGTAGTGCTATACATGGTGTTTCCGCACAAACCATTACAATAGAGGTTAATGTAGATCAAGGAGTAGGTTACCATTTAGTAGGGTTGCCAGACAATGCTATTAAGGAAAGTAGTCATAGAATTTCCGCTGCACTTAAAAATGTAGGTTATAAATTGCCAGGGAAAAAAATTACCATAAATATGGCTCCTGCCGACCTCAGAAAAGAAGGTTCAGCTTACGATTTGAGTATTGCGTTGGGGATTTTAGCTGCATCAGAGCAGATTGTAGCTCCAGAGATAGAACGGTATCTTATAATGGGAGAACTCTCGTTAGATGGAGGTTTACAACCGATTAAAGGTGTTTTGCCCATTGCAATAAAAGCAAGAGAAGAAGGTTTTAAAGGAATTATTTTACCAAAACAAAACACAAGAGAGGCAGCTATTGTAAACGATTTGGAAGTTTATGGTGTAGAAAATATCAAAGAGGTAATAGATTTTTTTAATGAAAACTGCCCTTTAGAACCAACTAAAGTCAATACACGAGAGGAATTTCACAAAAGAGTAAATCTTTTTCCATTTGACTTTTCGGAAGTTAAAGGTCAAGAGACCGCTAAAAGAGCCATGGAAGTTGCGGCGGCAGGAGGACATAATATTATTCTCATTGGTCCCCCAGGAAGTGGTAAAACAATGTTAGCAAAACGGATTCCAAGTATTCTCCCTCCTTTAACACTAAAAGAAGCATTAGAAACTACCAAAATACATTCTGTAGCAGGAAAGATGGGAGCTGAAACTTCCCTTATGACCATCAGACCCTTCAGGTCGCCGCATCATACCATTTCCGATGTAGCGTTAGTAGGTGGTGGTAGTTATCCTCAGCCTGGGGAAATTTCTTTGGCTCACAATGGGGTACTATTTCTAGATGAGATGCCAGAGTTTAAAAGAACCGTTCTAGAAGTTATGAGACAACCTTTGGAGGATAGAGAAGTTACTATTTCCAGAGCTAAATTTACGGTAAACTATCCTGCTAGTTTTATGCTTGTAGCATCTATGAATCCTAGCCCTAGCGGATTTTTTCCTGATGACCCCAATAATACCTCTTCTTCTTTTGAGATGCAACGCTATCTTAATAAACTTTCAGGACCTCTCTTGGATAGGATAGACATTCATATAGAAGTTCAAAAAGTAGAATTTGGCCAACTGTCCGACAAAAGAAAAGGAGAGTCTAGCGAGATTATCAGGCAAAGAGTACTGAAAGCAAGAGAAATACAGCAAGAACGCTATCAAGATTTACCTATTAGCTACAATGCACAGATGGGACCTAAAGAAATAGAGCGTTTTTGCGAATTAGATGAGGTATCTCTACTTCTAATAAAAAATGCTATGGAAAAGCTCAATCTTTCTGCAAGGGCTTATGACCGTATTTTGAAAGTATCTAGAACCATAGCAGATTTGGAAGGAGAAACTAATATACAAAGCCACCACATTGCGGAAGCTATACAGTATAGAAGTTTAGATAGAGATTTTTGGAAGGTTTAA
- a CDS encoding mannose-1-phosphate guanylyltransferase yields the protein MKHNKNHYCVIMAGGIGSRFWPLSTQSYPKQFQDILGVGRTMIQQTYDRVSKLISAENIFVITNKEYVSLTSEQLPNLPPQNIIGEPMMKNTAACNIYMANIIAEQNPDAQIIVTPADHLILKEDRFLDKALLGLNVAAENDYLITLGITPTRPDTGYGYIQFVEGKGIPLLKVKTFTEKPNLEIAKTFLEAGDFLWNAGIFIWSAKSIIKAFSKHLPEMKHLFDECDYDANETEPNCIEKIYPKAEKISIDNGIMEKADNVYVIPADLGWSDLGTWNSVYDNAEKNKEQNSTNSKYILTYNSKGNIIRLKESNKLAIIDGLQDYIVVDTEKALLICPRENDQKIKDFVLDLKNIKNGEDFM from the coding sequence ATGAAACATAACAAAAATCACTATTGTGTTATTATGGCAGGAGGTATTGGGAGTCGTTTTTGGCCTCTAAGTACCCAAAGCTATCCTAAGCAATTTCAAGATATACTAGGTGTGGGTAGAACTATGATACAACAAACTTATGACCGAGTATCTAAGTTGATTTCTGCCGAAAATATTTTTGTTATTACTAATAAAGAATATGTTAGCCTAACATCGGAACAGTTACCAAATCTACCCCCGCAAAATATTATAGGAGAGCCTATGATGAAAAACACTGCTGCTTGTAATATCTATATGGCTAATATTATTGCAGAGCAAAATCCAGATGCTCAAATAATAGTTACACCTGCAGATCATCTTATTTTAAAAGAAGATAGGTTTTTAGACAAAGCTTTATTGGGGTTAAATGTTGCGGCAGAAAACGACTATCTCATCACATTAGGGATTACACCTACCCGTCCAGATACGGGATATGGCTATATTCAGTTTGTAGAAGGGAAAGGTATACCACTACTAAAAGTAAAAACCTTTACCGAAAAACCTAACCTAGAGATTGCTAAAACATTCTTAGAAGCAGGAGATTTTCTTTGGAATGCCGGGATATTTATTTGGTCTGCTAAAAGTATTATAAAAGCATTCTCCAAGCATCTACCTGAGATGAAGCATCTTTTTGATGAATGTGACTACGACGCTAATGAGACTGAACCTAATTGTATAGAAAAAATATATCCAAAAGCAGAAAAAATATCTATCGATAATGGGATTATGGAAAAGGCAGATAATGTCTATGTGATTCCTGCAGACCTTGGTTGGAGCGATTTAGGAACTTGGAATTCTGTTTACGACAATGCTGAAAAAAACAAAGAGCAAAATTCCACCAATTCTAAATATATTTTAACCTATAACTCTAAAGGAAATATAATAAGGTTAAAAGAAAGTAATAAACTAGCAATTATAGATGGATTGCAAGATTACATAGTGGTAGATACAGAAAAGGCACTACTTATCTGTCCTAGAGAAAATGATCAAAAAATAAAAGATTTTGTTTTAGATTTAAAGAATATCAAAAACGGAGAAGATTTTATGTAG
- a CDS encoding SprT-like domain-containing protein, producing the protein MSKERLVDFLPLGAFSYVEKWCNGYSVFIKITKDRVSKLGDYKKLKNKGHQITINGGLEKPLFFFVLTHEIAHLVAFEKYKKIVPHGKEWKQIFRELILESLEIYDVDFQKILLKFSKTPKASFNASRDLEMYFKKENGDGVTLVEDLTERQIFIFRNTKFRMIEKKKKRYLCTHLDTGKQYLFSPFAEVLTDKLDV; encoded by the coding sequence ATGTCAAAAGAGAGACTGGTAGATTTTCTTCCATTGGGAGCTTTTAGTTATGTAGAAAAATGGTGTAATGGTTATTCTGTATTTATTAAAATAACTAAAGATAGAGTGTCTAAGTTGGGGGATTATAAGAAATTAAAAAATAAAGGTCATCAGATTACAATTAACGGAGGGCTTGAGAAACCTTTGTTCTTTTTTGTATTAACTCACGAAATAGCACATCTTGTAGCATTTGAAAAATATAAAAAGATAGTTCCTCACGGCAAAGAATGGAAGCAAATTTTTAGGGAACTAATATTAGAAAGCTTGGAAATTTATGATGTTGATTTTCAAAAAATATTATTAAAATTCTCTAAAACCCCTAAGGCAAGTTTTAATGCGAGTCGGGATTTAGAAATGTATTTTAAAAAAGAAAACGGAGACGGAGTTACACTTGTGGAAGATTTGACTGAAAGACAGATTTTCATTTTCAGAAACACCAAATTTAGAATGATTGAAAAAAAGAAAAAACGCTATCTTTGTACTCATCTGGATACAGGGAAACAGTATTTGTTCAGTCCTTTCGCAGAAGTTTTAACCGATAAATTAGATGTATGA
- a CDS encoding 50S ribosomal protein L25/general stress protein Ctc, whose translation MKSITIQGQKRESVGKKSTKALRDAELVPCVVYGGKEPLHFSTEEKSFKNLVYTPEAHTVSIEVNGETIPAVLQDIQFHPITDRILHADFYQLSDDKPVVMEVPVKITGRSRGVVAGGVLRQSFRKLKVKALPANLPDEIVIDVTKLRIGNKTYVGDIKSPDYTFMHPDNAVVVAVKMSRTAMKGGAIADDDDEEEEEAAAE comes from the coding sequence ATGAAATCTATTACAATTCAAGGACAGAAAAGAGAAAGCGTAGGCAAGAAATCTACGAAAGCGTTACGCGATGCTGAATTAGTTCCTTGTGTTGTTTATGGAGGTAAGGAACCTTTACATTTTTCTACTGAAGAAAAATCGTTTAAGAATTTGGTTTACACTCCTGAGGCACACACGGTATCTATTGAAGTAAACGGAGAAACTATTCCAGCAGTATTGCAGGATATTCAGTTTCACCCTATTACGGACAGAATTCTTCACGCAGATTTCTATCAGCTAAGCGATGACAAACCTGTGGTTATGGAGGTACCAGTAAAAATTACAGGTAGATCTAGAGGGGTTGTTGCAGGTGGTGTACTTAGACAATCTTTCAGAAAACTTAAAGTAAAAGCGCTTCCTGCTAATTTACCAGACGAAATCGTTATAGATGTAACGAAACTAAGAATTGGTAACAAAACTTATGTAGGTGATATCAAATCTCCAGATTACACATTTATGCACCCAGACAATGCTGTGGTAGTGGCAGTTAAGATGTCTAGAACTGCAATGAAAGGTGGAGCTATTGCTGATGATGACGATGAAGAGGAGGAAGAAGCTGCAGCTGAATAA